From the genome of Melitaea cinxia chromosome 12, ilMelCinx1.1, whole genome shotgun sequence, one region includes:
- the LOC123658707 gene encoding juvenile hormone epoxide hydrolase-like, whose product MNDNWDNVLVQMIKSFSLFAVAAVVIGVGTYYYLWRVPDMPKLDFERWWGNGDKPNEDDKTIRAFKIVFNETMIEDLKYRLRNRRPYTQPLEGMQSEYGINTIYLDKILQYWHDKYNFKKRVDLLNRYPHYKTKIQGLDIHFIRVKPESTNKKILPILLMHGWPSSSKEFDKVIPMLTTPRTEYDFVFEVIAVDLPGFGFSEGTNKPGLTPVQIGIIMRNLMKRIGIDKFYIQAGDWGSQAATHMCTIFPDEILGFHSNMPLSSRSISNLKYVIGSMFPSLFVESKHKHRLYPLKDFFLYLVRESGYFHLQATKPDTIGAAVTDTPAGMAAYVFEKIGVCSNKKQLHTQHGGLDNIDIDDLLDTATILWANACITTSMRIYAEAFAWPETYIVHDIPTKVPTAAVNFLHEVIYQPDWILRDKFINLVHSTTLDFGGHFAAMQTPKELVDDVFASVNEFIKFNTKNGKK is encoded by the exons ATGAATGATAATTGGGATAATGTTTTAGTGCAG ATGATAAAATCATTCTCTCTATTTGCTGTAGCAGCTGTAGTCATCGGAGTCGGGACGTATTACTACCTCTGGAGAGTTCCAGATATGCCTAAACTAGATTTTGAACGATGGTGGGGAAACGGTGATAAACCAAATGAAGACGATAAAACTATAAGagcatttaaaattgtattcaatGAAACG ATGATCGAAGATTTAAAATACAGATTAAGAAACAGGCGTCCTTATACTCAACCTTTAGAAGGAATGCAATCTGAATACGGAATTAACACGATATACTTGGACAAAATATTGCAGTATTGGcacgataaatataattttaaaaagaggGTCGATCTCCTTAATAGATATCCTCATTATAAAACCAAGATTCAAGGACTTGATATACATTTTATCAGAGTGAAACCTGAGTCAACGAACAAGAAAATACTTCCTATATTGCTGATGCATGGATGGCCAAGTTCATCTAAAGAGTTTGACAAAGTTATTCCAATGCTCACCACGCCTAGAACAGAATATGATTTTGTGTTTGAAGTGATTGCTGTCGATTTACCAGGTTTTGGATTTTCAGAG GGCACAAATAAACCCGGGTTGACTCCAGTTCAGATCGGTATTATTATGAGAAATCTAATGAAAAGGATTGGTATTGACAAATTCTACATTCAAGCAGGCGATTGGGGTTCCCAAGCCGCAACCCACATGTGTACTATATTCCCCGACGAAATACTCGG ATTTCATTCAAACATGCCACTGTCTTCTAGATCAATAAGTAACTTGAAATACGTCATCGGATCAATGTTTCCTAGTTTGTTTGTTGAAAGCAAACACAAGCATAGATTGTACCCTCtaaaagacttttttttatatctggtCAGAGAAAGTGGTTATTTTCATTTGCAGGCGACGAAACCTGATACAATAG gAGCCGCAGTAACAGATACTCCCGCTGGGATGGCAGCTTACGTTTTTGAAAAAATCGGTGTATgctcaaataaaaaacaattacatacACAACACGGTGGACTAGATAATATAGATATTGATGACTTGCTAGACACGGCTACCATTTTGTGGGCAAATGCATGCATTACCACCTCTATGAGAATATACGCAGAAGCGTTCGCGTGGCCTGAAACGTACATAGTACACGA CATTCCAACAAAAGTACCGACAGCGGCTGTAAACTTTCTTCACGAAGTGATCTATCAACCTGATTGGATATTAAGggacaaatttataaatttagtgcATTCCACTACATTAGATTTTGGTGGACATTTCGCAGCAATGCAAACACCTAAGGAATTAGTTGACGATGTTTTCGCATCAGTCAATGaattcattaaatttaacacaaaaaatggtaaaaaataa